The following are encoded together in the Mesoplodon densirostris isolate mMesDen1 chromosome 2, mMesDen1 primary haplotype, whole genome shotgun sequence genome:
- the LSM10 gene encoding U7 snRNA-associated Sm-like protein LSm10 produces the protein MAVSHSVKERTISENSLIILLQGLQGQVTTVDLRDESMARGRIDNVDAFMNIRLAQVTYTDRWGHQVELDDLFVTGRNVRYVHIPDDVNITATIEQQLQVIHRVRNFGGKGKGRREFPSKNYK, from the coding sequence ATGGCAGTGAGCCACTCAGTGAAGGAGCGGACCATCTCCGAGAACAGCCTGATCATCCTGCTGCAGGGCCTCCAGGGCCAGGTCACCACCGTGGACCTGCGGGATGAGAGCATGGCCCGCGGACGCATAGACAACGTTGATGCTTTCATGAACATCCGCCTGGCCCAGGTCACCTACACGGACCGTTGGGGGCATCAGGTCGAGCTGGATGACCTCTTTGTGACAGGCCGGAATGTCCGTTACGTCCACATCCCCGATGATGTGAACATCACCGCAACCATTGAGCAGCAGCTGCAGGTCATCCATCGGGTGCGCAACTTTGGCGGCAAGGGGAAAGGCCGGCGGGAATTTCCCTCCAAGAACTATAAGTGA